The following proteins are co-located in the Streptomyces sp. DT2A-34 genome:
- a CDS encoding ABC transporter ATP-binding protein, with protein MLLEVRDLRVEFRTRDGVAQAVNGVDYGVDAGETLAVLGESGSGKSVTAQAVMGILDMPPGRITGGEILFQGRDLLKLKEEERRRVRGAEMAMIFQDALSSLNPVQTVGDQLGEMFVVHRGMSKKDARAKAVELMDRVRIPAARERVRQYPHQFSGGMRQRIMIAMALALEPALIIADEPTTALDVTVQAQVMELLAELQREYRMGLILITHDLGVVADVADRIAVMYAGRIVETAPVHALYKAPAHPYTRGLLDSIPRLDQKGQELYAIKGLPPNLMNIPPGCAFHPRCPLAQDLCRTDVPPLYEVTESDTARGSACHFWRECLHG; from the coding sequence ATGTTGCTCGAAGTGCGTGATCTGCGGGTGGAGTTCAGGACCCGGGACGGGGTCGCCCAAGCCGTCAACGGCGTCGACTACGGCGTGGACGCGGGGGAGACGCTCGCCGTGCTCGGGGAGTCCGGGTCCGGGAAGTCGGTGACCGCGCAGGCGGTGATGGGGATCCTGGACATGCCGCCCGGGAGGATCACCGGTGGCGAGATCCTCTTCCAGGGGCGGGACCTGCTCAAGCTGAAGGAAGAGGAGCGGCGCAGGGTCCGCGGGGCCGAGATGGCGATGATCTTCCAGGACGCCCTGTCGTCCCTGAACCCCGTACAGACCGTCGGGGACCAGCTCGGCGAGATGTTCGTCGTCCACCGGGGCATGTCGAAGAAGGACGCCCGGGCGAAGGCCGTCGAGCTGATGGACCGGGTGCGGATCCCGGCCGCGAGGGAGCGCGTGCGGCAGTACCCGCACCAGTTCTCCGGCGGTATGCGCCAGCGCATCATGATCGCGATGGCCCTCGCCCTCGAACCCGCGCTGATCATCGCCGACGAGCCCACCACCGCCCTCGACGTCACCGTCCAGGCCCAGGTCATGGAGCTGCTCGCCGAGTTGCAGCGCGAGTACCGCATGGGGCTCATCCTCATCACCCACGACCTCGGCGTGGTCGCCGACGTCGCCGACAGGATCGCGGTGATGTACGCGGGCCGGATCGTCGAGACCGCGCCGGTCCACGCCCTCTACAAGGCGCCCGCCCACCCGTACACCCGAGGCCTGCTGGACTCCATCCCGCGCCTGGACCAGAAGGGCCAGGAGCTCTACGCCATCAAGGGCCTGCCCCCCAACCTCATGAACATCCCCCCGGGCTGCGCCTTCCACCCCCGCTGCCCCCTGGCCCAGGACCTGTGCCGCACGGACGTACCCCCGCTGTACGAGGTCACCGAGTCGGACACGGCCCGGGGCAGCGCCTGCCACTTCTGGAGGGAGTGCCTGCATGGCTAG
- a CDS encoding ABC transporter substrate-binding protein, whose protein sequence is MRGATNAGWAACAVAVALAATACGGGGDSGGDGGAVLSSSWTDPQNPLEPANTNEVQGGKVLSMIFRGLKQYDPKTGEAEDMLAERIETSDSRNYTVTVKDGWTFSNGEKVTAKSFVDAWNYGASLRNNQKNAYFFSYIEGYDKVHPAKGEQTAETMSGLKVTGERTFTVRLRQKFSSFPDTLGYNAFVPLPRAFYEDHAGWLAKPVGNGPYAVESYTKGSEMRLTKWDAYPGEDAARNGGVTLKVYTDNNTAYTDLMAGNLDLVDDVPAQQLKNVANDLGDRYLNTPAGIIQTLAFPFYDKNWNKAGSVKVRKGLSRAINREQITDTIFQKTRTPATDWTSPVLGADGGYKEGLCGEWCEYDAAAAKKLIEEGGGLPGGQVKITYNADTGSHKLWVDAVCNSINNALDNDRACVGNPIGTFADFRSKSTTQKLSGPFRAGWQMDYPLTQNFLQPLYYTNASSNDGKWSSEEFDRLVDRANAETDPAKAVEMFQKAEEVVRDNMAAIPLWYQNGSAGWSERLSNVALNPFSVPVYDQIKVG, encoded by the coding sequence ATGCGTGGAGCCACGAACGCCGGATGGGCCGCGTGCGCGGTGGCGGTCGCGCTCGCGGCGACGGCCTGCGGAGGCGGAGGTGACAGCGGCGGTGACGGCGGCGCGGTGCTCAGCTCCTCGTGGACCGATCCGCAGAACCCCCTGGAGCCGGCCAACACCAACGAGGTGCAGGGCGGCAAGGTGCTCTCCATGATCTTCCGCGGGCTGAAGCAGTACGACCCGAAGACCGGCGAGGCCGAGGACATGCTCGCCGAGCGGATCGAGACCTCCGACTCGCGGAACTACACCGTCACCGTCAAGGACGGCTGGACCTTCAGCAACGGCGAGAAGGTCACCGCCAAGTCCTTCGTGGACGCCTGGAACTACGGGGCGAGCCTGCGGAACAACCAGAAGAACGCCTACTTCTTCAGCTACATCGAGGGCTACGACAAGGTCCACCCGGCCAAGGGCGAGCAGACCGCCGAGACGATGTCCGGGCTGAAGGTCACGGGCGAGCGGACCTTCACGGTCAGGCTCCGCCAGAAGTTCTCCAGCTTCCCCGACACCCTCGGCTACAACGCCTTCGTCCCGCTGCCCCGGGCGTTCTACGAGGACCACGCCGGCTGGCTGGCCAAGCCGGTCGGCAACGGCCCGTATGCCGTGGAGTCGTACACGAAGGGTTCCGAGATGCGTCTGACGAAGTGGGACGCCTACCCGGGGGAGGACGCGGCGCGCAACGGTGGCGTCACCCTCAAGGTGTACACGGACAACAACACGGCCTACACCGACCTGATGGCCGGCAACCTCGACCTCGTCGACGACGTACCGGCCCAGCAGCTGAAGAACGTCGCGAACGACCTCGGCGACCGCTACCTCAACACCCCCGCCGGCATCATCCAGACGCTCGCCTTCCCCTTCTACGACAAGAACTGGAACAAGGCCGGCTCGGTCAAGGTCCGCAAGGGCCTGTCCCGGGCGATCAACCGCGAGCAGATCACCGACACCATCTTCCAGAAGACCCGCACCCCCGCCACCGACTGGACCTCACCCGTCCTCGGCGCGGACGGCGGCTACAAGGAGGGGCTGTGCGGTGAGTGGTGCGAGTACGACGCCGCCGCGGCCAAGAAGCTGATCGAGGAGGGCGGCGGGCTGCCCGGCGGCCAGGTGAAGATCACGTACAACGCGGACACCGGCTCCCACAAGCTGTGGGTGGACGCCGTCTGCAACTCCATCAACAACGCCCTGGACAACGACCGGGCCTGCGTCGGCAATCCGATCGGTACCTTCGCCGACTTCCGCAGCAAGTCCACGACCCAGAAGCTCTCCGGCCCCTTCCGGGCGGGCTGGCAGATGGACTACCCCCTCACCCAGAACTTCCTCCAGCCGCTCTACTACACCAACGCCTCCTCCAACGACGGCAAGTGGTCGAGCGAGGAGTTCGACAGGCTCGTCGACCGGGCGAACGCCGAGACCGACCCCGCGAAGGCCGTGGAGATGTTCCAGAAGGCCGAGGAGGTCGTCCGGGACAACATGGCCGCCATCCCGCTCTGGTACCAGAACGGCAGTGCCGGGTGGTCCGAGCGGCTGTCGAACGTGGCCCTCAACCCGTTCAGCGTCCCCGTCTACGACCAGATCAAGGTCGGCTGA
- a CDS encoding ABC transporter permease — protein sequence MPDRPFQFEGAIAGSGAGGAPDLTASAAEAAAGAPGGPGDKGRDGLVPDPWAASAGRPRSLWSDAWRDLRRNPVFLVSALIILFLLFISFWPSAIASGSPLKCDLAKAQQGSAPGHPFGYDGQGCDVYTRTVHGARTSVTVGVCATLGVAVLGSVLGALAGFFGGLWDSVLSRVTDVFFAIPVILGGLVLLSVVTSNSVWPVIGFIVLLGWPQISRIARGAVITAKQNDYVQAARALGASNSRLLLRHIAPNAIAPVIVVATIALGTYIALEATLSYLGVGLKPPSVSWGIDISAASPYIRNAPHALLWPSGALAITVLAFIMLGDAVRDALDPKLR from the coding sequence ATGCCTGACCGGCCGTTCCAGTTCGAGGGCGCGATCGCCGGCAGCGGCGCGGGCGGCGCGCCGGATCTGACAGCGAGCGCGGCGGAGGCGGCGGCGGGGGCTCCGGGCGGCCCCGGGGACAAGGGCCGGGACGGACTCGTACCCGACCCTTGGGCCGCCTCCGCCGGACGACCCCGCAGCCTCTGGTCCGACGCCTGGCGCGACCTGCGCCGCAACCCCGTCTTCCTCGTCTCGGCCCTGATCATCCTCTTCCTGCTCTTCATCTCCTTCTGGCCCTCGGCGATCGCCTCCGGCAGCCCCCTCAAGTGCGACCTCGCCAAGGCCCAGCAGGGTTCCGCGCCCGGCCATCCCTTCGGCTACGACGGCCAGGGCTGCGACGTCTACACGCGCACGGTCCACGGCGCCCGTACGTCCGTCACGGTCGGCGTCTGCGCCACGCTCGGGGTCGCGGTCCTCGGCTCGGTGCTGGGCGCGCTCGCCGGCTTCTTCGGCGGCCTGTGGGACTCGGTCCTCTCCCGCGTCACCGACGTCTTCTTCGCCATCCCGGTCATCCTCGGCGGCCTGGTCCTGCTGTCGGTGGTCACCAGCAACTCCGTCTGGCCGGTCATCGGCTTCATCGTGCTGCTCGGCTGGCCGCAGATCTCCCGTATCGCGCGCGGCGCGGTCATCACCGCCAAACAGAACGACTACGTGCAGGCCGCCCGCGCCCTGGGCGCCTCCAACTCCCGCCTCCTGCTACGCCACATCGCGCCCAACGCCATCGCCCCCGTGATCGTGGTCGCCACCATCGCACTCGGCACGTACATCGCCCTGGAGGCGACCCTGTCCTACCTCGGCGTAGGCCTGAAGCCCCCGAGCGTCTCCTGGGGCATCGACATCTCCGCGGCCTCCCCCTACATCCGCAACGCCCCCCACGCCCTCCTGTGGCCCTCCGGCGCCCTGGCGATCACGGTGCTGGCCTTCATCATGCTGGGCGATGCGGTGCGCGACGCCCTCGATCCGAAGCTGAGGTGA
- a CDS encoding S9 family peptidase, with protein sequence MTTEPVSFPRRHASTQRFTFGAPRAFAVAPDGSRVVFLRSTSGTDPASSLWVLDTVDGKERVAADPRALLGGASEDLSPEERARRERSREAGAGVVGHATDSAVELASFALSGRLFTAELRVGTARELRVPGPVIDPRPSPDGRHIAYVAQGALRVVGAEGEGDRALAEPESEGVTYGLAEFIAAEEMARYRGFWWGPESDRLLVARVDDTPVRRWWISDPARPERAPQQVAYPAAGTENADVRLFVIGLDGARTEVAWDRARYPYLARVHWSAAGAPLLLVQARDQRSQLFLAVDPATGATRMVHADEDPQWLDLFPGVPCWSPSGQLVRIADEGGARVLTVGERPLTGPQLHVRAVLDVSDDDVLVSASAGAAAADAEIGEVHVYRVNELGVERVSQEPGVHSAVRAGGVTVLVSHTLDRPGSRVQVLREGKQTAAVRSHAEDPGLTPRITLTEGGARRIPCAVLMPRDYAGDTPLPVLLDPYGGPHASRVVAAHNAYLTSQWFADQGFAVVVADGRGTPGRSPAWEKAIKDDIAAVVVQDQVDALQGLAERFPLDLTRVAIRGWSFGGYLAGLAVLRRPDVFHAAVVGAPVTDLRLYDTHYQERYVGHPEEQPEVYRRNSLIDDTGLVDPAEPARPMMIVHGLADDNVVVAHSLRLSSALLAAGRPHEVLPLSGVTHMTPQEEVAENLLLLQLDFLKRSLGLN encoded by the coding sequence ATGACGACCGAGCCTGTGTCCTTCCCCCGCCGGCATGCCAGCACCCAGCGGTTCACCTTCGGCGCGCCGCGCGCGTTCGCGGTGGCGCCCGACGGTTCCCGTGTCGTGTTCCTGCGCTCCACCTCCGGCACGGATCCGGCGAGTTCGCTGTGGGTGCTCGACACCGTGGACGGCAAGGAGCGCGTGGCGGCCGACCCGCGCGCCCTGCTGGGCGGCGCCTCGGAAGACCTCTCGCCCGAGGAGCGGGCGCGCCGCGAGCGCAGCCGCGAGGCCGGCGCCGGCGTCGTCGGCCACGCCACCGACAGCGCCGTGGAGTTGGCGTCTTTTGCCTTGTCAGGGCGGCTTTTCACAGCGGAGCTACGGGTCGGCACGGCACGCGAACTCCGGGTCCCCGGGCCGGTGATCGACCCGCGGCCCTCCCCCGACGGACGGCACATCGCGTACGTCGCGCAGGGCGCGCTGCGGGTGGTGGGCGCCGAGGGTGAAGGCGATCGTGCGCTCGCCGAGCCGGAGTCGGAGGGGGTCACCTATGGGCTCGCCGAGTTCATCGCCGCCGAGGAGATGGCACGCTACCGGGGCTTTTGGTGGGGTCCGGAGTCGGACCGGCTGCTCGTGGCGCGCGTGGACGACACGCCGGTGCGGCGGTGGTGGATCTCCGATCCCGCACGTCCGGAGCGCGCGCCGCAGCAGGTCGCGTATCCGGCGGCGGGGACCGAGAACGCGGACGTACGGCTGTTCGTGATCGGTCTGGACGGGGCGCGCACGGAGGTGGCGTGGGACCGGGCGCGGTACCCCTATCTGGCACGAGTGCACTGGTCAGCGGCGGGTGCGCCGCTGCTGCTCGTCCAGGCGCGGGACCAGCGCAGCCAGCTGTTCCTGGCCGTGGACCCGGCGACGGGGGCGACGCGGATGGTGCACGCCGACGAAGATCCACAATGGCTGGATCTTTTCCCTGGCGTGCCCTGCTGGAGCCCCTCCGGGCAGCTGGTGCGCATCGCCGACGAGGGCGGCGCCCGGGTGCTCACGGTGGGCGAACGCCCGCTGACGGGCCCGCAGTTGCACGTCCGCGCGGTGCTGGACGTCTCCGACGACGACGTCCTGGTCTCGGCGTCGGCGGGTGCGGCCGCGGCTGACGCCGAGATCGGTGAAGTGCACGTGTACCGGGTGAACGAGCTCGGCGTGGAGCGCGTGTCGCAGGAGCCCGGCGTGCACTCGGCGGTGCGTGCCGGGGGCGTGACCGTGCTGGTGTCGCACACTCTCGACCGGCCCGGGTCCCGGGTCCAGGTGCTGCGCGAGGGGAAGCAGACGGCGGCGGTCCGGTCGCATGCCGAAGATCCCGGTTTGACCCCGCGCATCACCCTCACCGAAGGGGGCGCACGCCGCATCCCGTGCGCCGTGCTTATGCCTCGGGACTACGCCGGTGACACCCCGCTCCCGGTTTTGCTGGATCCGTACGGGGGACCGCACGCCTCCAGGGTGGTCGCCGCGCACAACGCGTATCTGACCTCGCAGTGGTTCGCCGACCAGGGGTTCGCGGTGGTCGTCGCGGACGGGCGCGGTACGCCGGGGCGCTCGCCCGCGTGGGAGAAGGCGATCAAGGACGACATCGCGGCGGTCGTGGTGCAGGACCAGGTCGACGCGCTCCAGGGGCTCGCCGAGCGGTTCCCGCTCGACCTGACCCGGGTGGCCATCCGCGGCTGGTCCTTCGGCGGCTATCTGGCGGGGCTCGCGGTGCTGCGCCGCCCGGACGTCTTCCACGCGGCGGTGGTCGGCGCCCCGGTCACCGATCTGCGGCTGTACGACACCCACTACCAGGAGCGTTACGTCGGGCACCCCGAGGAGCAGCCGGAGGTCTACCGGCGCAACTCGCTGATCGACGACACCGGCCTGGTGGACCCGGCCGAGCCGGCCCGCCCGATGATGATCGTCCACGGGCTGGCGGACGACAACGTGGTGGTCGCCCACTCACTGCGCCTGTCCTCGGCCCTGCTCGCCGCGGGCCGCCCGCACGAGGTGCTGCCGCTGTCCGGCGTGACCCACATGACTCCGCAGGAGGAGGTCGCGGAGAACCTGCTGCTGCTCCAGCTCGACTTCCTGAAGCGGTCGCTGGGGCTGAACTGA
- a CDS encoding ABC transporter ATP-binding protein produces the protein MASSSSAEPILQVSGLVKHYPLTQGILFKKQVGAVKAVDGVDFTLHAGETLGIVGESGCGKSTVAKMLVNLERPTAGSIKYKGEDITRLSGRALKAVRRNIQMVFQDPYTSLNPRMTVGDIIGEPYDIHPEVAPKGDRRRKVRELLDVVGLNPEYINRYPHQFSGGQRQRIGIARGLALRPEVIVADEPVSALDVSVQAQVINLMDRLQNEFDLSYVFIAHDLSIVRHISDRVGVMYLGRIVEIGKDAEIYDHPTHPYTQALLSAVPVPDPDARDRRERIILAGDVPSPTNVPSGCRFRTRCWKARERCALEAPPLAVPSRFGEASGPEAHASACHFAEAVSIRRSAPGQVVPPEAVP, from the coding sequence ATGGCTAGTTCCTCGTCGGCCGAGCCGATTCTGCAGGTCAGCGGGCTCGTCAAGCACTACCCGCTCACCCAGGGCATCCTGTTCAAGAAGCAGGTCGGCGCGGTCAAGGCCGTCGACGGCGTCGACTTCACGCTCCACGCCGGGGAAACCCTCGGCATCGTCGGCGAGTCCGGCTGCGGCAAGTCCACGGTCGCCAAGATGCTGGTCAACCTGGAGCGCCCGACGGCCGGTTCGATCAAGTACAAGGGCGAGGACATCACCCGGCTGTCCGGCCGCGCCCTGAAGGCCGTACGCCGCAACATCCAGATGGTGTTCCAGGACCCGTACACCTCACTCAACCCCCGTATGACGGTGGGCGACATCATCGGCGAGCCGTACGACATCCACCCCGAGGTGGCCCCGAAGGGCGACCGCCGCCGCAAGGTGCGGGAGCTGCTGGACGTGGTCGGCCTCAACCCCGAGTACATCAACCGCTATCCGCACCAGTTCTCCGGCGGCCAGCGCCAACGCATCGGCATCGCACGGGGGCTGGCGCTGCGCCCGGAGGTCATCGTCGCCGACGAACCGGTCTCCGCACTGGACGTCTCGGTCCAGGCCCAGGTCATCAACCTGATGGACCGGCTGCAGAACGAGTTCGACCTCTCCTACGTCTTCATCGCCCACGACCTGTCGATCGTCCGTCACATCTCCGACCGGGTGGGGGTGATGTACCTCGGCCGGATCGTGGAGATCGGCAAGGACGCCGAGATCTACGACCACCCCACGCACCCCTACACCCAGGCGCTGCTCTCCGCGGTCCCCGTCCCCGACCCCGACGCCCGTGACCGCCGCGAGCGCATCATCCTCGCGGGCGACGTCCCGTCCCCGACGAACGTCCCCTCCGGCTGCCGCTTCCGCACCCGCTGCTGGAAGGCGCGGGAGCGGTGCGCCCTGGAGGCACCGCCGCTCGCGGTGCCGTCGCGTTTCGGCGAGGCGAGCGGGCCCGAGGCGCATGCCTCGGCCTGTCACTTCGCGGAGGCTGTGTCGATCAGGCGCTCCGCGCCGGGGCAAGTCGTTCCGCCGGAGGCGGTGCCATAG
- a CDS encoding ABC transporter permease, with product MGRYVVRRLVQMVPVFIGSTLLIFLMVNVMGDPVAGLCGDRQCDAATAAQLKKEFGLDQPVWQQYLTYMGNVFTGDFGTAFNGQEVTELMSTAFPVTIRLTIVAILFEVVIGITLGVVTGLRRGRPIDTGVLLFTLVVISVPTFVTGLLLQLMLGVERDWIRPSVSTEAPFDELIVPGLVLASVSLAYITRLTRTSIAENRRSDYVRTAIAKGLPRHRVVTRHLLRNSLIPVVTFIGADIGFLMGGAIVTERIFNIHGVGYQLYQGILRQNTQTVVGFVTVLVLVFLLCNLVVDLLYAVLDPRIRYA from the coding sequence ATGGGGCGGTACGTCGTCCGGCGCCTGGTGCAGATGGTCCCGGTGTTCATCGGGTCGACCCTGCTGATCTTCCTCATGGTGAACGTGATGGGCGACCCCGTCGCGGGCCTGTGCGGCGACCGGCAGTGCGACGCGGCGACGGCGGCTCAGCTGAAGAAGGAGTTCGGCCTCGACCAGCCCGTGTGGCAGCAGTACCTGACCTACATGGGGAACGTCTTCACCGGAGACTTCGGTACGGCCTTCAACGGTCAGGAAGTCACCGAGCTGATGTCGACGGCCTTCCCGGTCACCATCCGGCTCACGATCGTGGCGATCCTCTTCGAGGTCGTCATCGGGATCACGCTGGGCGTGGTCACCGGCCTGCGCCGCGGACGCCCCATCGACACCGGGGTCCTCCTGTTCACCCTCGTCGTCATCTCCGTCCCCACCTTCGTCACCGGCCTGCTGCTCCAGCTGATGCTGGGCGTGGAACGCGACTGGATCCGTCCCTCCGTCTCGACGGAGGCCCCCTTCGACGAGCTGATCGTCCCCGGCCTCGTCCTCGCCTCGGTCTCCCTCGCGTACATCACCCGCCTGACCCGCACCTCCATCGCGGAGAACCGTCGCTCCGACTACGTCCGTACGGCCATCGCCAAGGGCCTGCCGAGGCACCGAGTCGTCACTCGCCACCTGCTGCGCAACTCCCTCATCCCCGTCGTCACCTTCATCGGCGCCGACATCGGGTTCCTCATGGGCGGCGCGATCGTCACCGAGCGGATCTTCAACATCCACGGCGTCGGCTATCAGCTCTACCAGGGCATCCTGCGCCAGAACACCCAGACGGTCGTCGGCTTCGTGACGGTCCTCGTCCTCGTCTTCCTCCTGTGCAACCTGGTCGTCGATCTCCTGTACGCCGTACTCGACCCGAGGATCCGCTATGCCTGA
- the mshB gene encoding N-acetyl-1-D-myo-inositol-2-amino-2-deoxy-alpha-D-glucopyranoside deacetylase: MTELPDRRLLLVHAHPDDESINNGATMAKYAAEGARVTLVTCTLGEHGEVIPPELQHLTGADLGEHRLGELTAAMRELGVEDFRLLGGKGRFEDSGMMGIADNDDPAGLWQADVDDAARALVEVILEVRPQVLVTYDPDGGYGHPDHIQAHRIAMRAAELAADAGWEIPKIYWNRVPRTVAEEAFARLQADLPGLPFGKAATVDDVPGVVDDERITTVIDGTAYAAAKAAAMRAHATQIDVAELYFALSNELAQPLFTTEYYELVRGERSEMGVPPAEGWGRGAETETDLFAGVTVGEAS, encoded by the coding sequence ATGACGGAACTGCCCGACCGGCGTCTCCTCCTGGTGCACGCGCACCCGGACGACGAGTCGATCAACAACGGCGCGACCATGGCCAAGTACGCGGCCGAGGGTGCCCGCGTGACCCTGGTCACCTGCACCCTCGGCGAGCACGGCGAGGTCATTCCCCCCGAGCTCCAGCACCTGACCGGTGCCGATCTGGGCGAACACCGTCTGGGCGAGCTCACCGCCGCGATGCGCGAGCTCGGCGTCGAGGACTTCCGTCTCCTCGGCGGAAAGGGCCGCTTCGAGGACTCGGGGATGATGGGCATCGCCGACAACGACGACCCGGCCGGCCTCTGGCAGGCGGACGTCGACGACGCGGCCCGGGCTCTCGTCGAGGTGATCCTGGAGGTGCGCCCGCAGGTCCTCGTCACCTATGACCCGGATGGCGGCTACGGCCACCCGGACCACATCCAGGCCCACCGCATCGCCATGCGCGCGGCCGAGCTGGCCGCCGATGCCGGGTGGGAGATCCCCAAGATCTACTGGAACCGCGTCCCGCGCACGGTCGCCGAGGAGGCCTTCGCCCGGCTTCAGGCGGATCTGCCCGGGTTGCCGTTCGGCAAGGCCGCCACCGTGGACGACGTGCCGGGCGTCGTCGACGACGAGCGGATCACCACCGTGATCGACGGCACCGCCTACGCCGCCGCCAAGGCCGCCGCGATGCGGGCGCACGCCACGCAGATCGACGTGGCCGAGCTGTACTTCGCGCTCTCCAACGAACTCGCACAACCCCTCTTCACCACCGAGTACTACGAGTTGGTGCGAGGGGAGCGAAGCGAGATGGGGGTCCCCCCGGCCGAAGGCTGGGGGAGAGGGGCGGAGACGGAGACCGATCTGTTCGCCGGTGTCACCGTCGGGGAGGCGTCATGA
- a CDS encoding DUF6113 family protein: MSSMLAQPLKRPSGLRAVAYVGLFVLGAVVGVVGALVQPAWFPGGLLLALAGEAGLCLGGGLAAGSRAGAVAPAGGWMVAVILLTASRPEGDFVFGTSAASYLFLLGGMAVAVICATLAPARQPSDDRVRLGK; the protein is encoded by the coding sequence ATGAGCTCGATGCTCGCCCAGCCGCTGAAGCGGCCCTCCGGCCTGCGGGCTGTCGCCTACGTCGGGCTGTTCGTGCTCGGCGCGGTGGTCGGCGTGGTCGGGGCGCTGGTGCAGCCCGCATGGTTCCCGGGCGGCCTGCTGCTCGCGCTCGCCGGTGAGGCCGGGCTCTGTCTGGGCGGTGGCCTGGCGGCGGGCAGTCGCGCCGGGGCCGTCGCACCCGCCGGCGGCTGGATGGTCGCCGTCATCCTGCTCACCGCCAGCCGCCCGGAGGGCGACTTCGTGTTCGGCACGAGCGCCGCCTCCTACCTCTTCCTGCTCGGCGGCATGGCCGTGGCTGTGATCTGCGCCACCCTCGCACCGGCGCGGCAACCGAGCGACGACCGCGTCCGACTTGGCAAGTGA
- a CDS encoding ABC transporter permease, with product MTPPTPSAAAPLETTDESIEKSPSPSTHKGNESRSPGRLAWTRFKRDRTGVISAYIVIFFFVIALAAPLIAKLYGKDPYTTYASQRPELLNAFSYPAGPNGGISSEFWFGIEPQLGRDVFTFLLYAIRTSLGIAVAATLLTVFLGVVIGVTAGYLGGKTDYLVGRVIDILLSFPSTLFFIAFMPVVYGLFIAPDEDIPTWLRATGLIIVLSAFGWASIARLLRGQVLGLREREFVEAAKVTGASPRRIVFKELLPNLWTPIIIQSTLMLPAFVTAEAGLAFLGVGMIDPTPDWGVMIQRGAMFYTEDITFMLFPGLSMVIFVLAFNLLGDSVRDALDPKSKR from the coding sequence ATGACCCCCCCAACTCCATCAGCGGCTGCCCCGCTTGAGACGACCGACGAGAGCATCGAAAAGTCGCCTTCGCCCTCCACCCATAAGGGCAACGAGAGCCGCTCGCCTGGACGACTGGCGTGGACCCGCTTCAAGCGGGACCGCACGGGCGTCATATCGGCGTACATCGTGATCTTCTTCTTCGTGATCGCGCTCGCCGCTCCGCTCATCGCGAAGCTGTACGGCAAGGATCCGTACACCACCTACGCGAGCCAGCGGCCGGAGCTGCTGAACGCCTTCTCCTACCCGGCGGGTCCGAACGGGGGCATCAGCTCGGAGTTCTGGTTCGGCATCGAGCCCCAGCTCGGCCGTGACGTCTTCACCTTCCTGCTCTACGCCATCCGCACGTCGCTGGGCATCGCCGTCGCGGCCACTTTGCTCACCGTGTTCCTCGGTGTGGTCATCGGCGTCACCGCGGGCTATCTCGGCGGCAAGACGGACTACCTCGTGGGCCGGGTCATCGACATCCTTCTGTCGTTCCCGTCCACCCTCTTCTTCATCGCCTTCATGCCGGTCGTGTACGGGCTCTTCATCGCCCCCGACGAGGACATCCCGACCTGGCTGCGGGCCACCGGCCTGATCATCGTCCTCTCGGCCTTCGGCTGGGCGTCCATCGCCCGACTGCTGCGCGGCCAGGTACTCGGCCTGCGCGAACGGGAGTTCGTCGAGGCGGCCAAGGTCACGGGTGCGTCACCGCGACGCATCGTCTTCAAGGAACTGCTGCCAAACCTGTGGACTCCGATCATCATCCAGTCCACGCTGATGCTCCCGGCATTCGTGACGGCAGAGGCGGGTCTCGCCTTCCTCGGGGTCGGCATGATCGACCCGACCCCGGACTGGGGCGTCATGATCCAGCGGGGCGCAATGTTCTACACCGAGGACATCACCTTCATGCTCTTCCCGGGCCTGTCCATGGTGATCTTCGTGCTCGCGTTCAACCTGCTCGGCGACTCGGTGCGTGACGCACTCGACCCGAAGTCCAAGCGCTAG